A region of the Roseobacter denitrificans OCh 114 genome:
AGGGATCATCAAAAAGATCGACAATACGGCGACCGCGACGAAAGCCCCCCAGCTGACCAGATCGTTCAGCCATGTTACTTCGCCGATCAGCGGCAGGTTCGCTTCTTCACCGACAAGCCCGCCCATCAGCCAGACAAAAAGCGCCGAGGCCCCGATCAGCAGCGCAATGGTCAGCCCGATCCCGGTCAGCAGCACATTGCGAAACCGCGCATCGCTCATCTGGGCCAGTGCGGCAAAGAAGGAGTCAAAGATCATTCCGGCATCCAGGATGTAATGGTGTCCAGATCGGGGCGCGGGCGATCGGGAGGCGTCGATGTTTCGGTTGCGATATGGATCAGCCCGGCAATGCGTTCGTGATCCGCCAGCGCAAAGGCTTCGCGCATGAAGGTACGGTCGTGACTGGGCCAGCCCGATAGCCAATTGGCCCCCCAACCCGCAGACAACGCTGCATTCAGCAAGGCAAGGCAAACCGCCCCGGCGGAATAGGTTTGTTCAAGGGCGGGTATTTTCTCGGACGGTTTCGGGCTTTCGATCACTGCGACGGCCAGATGGCCCTGATCGAATTGCGAACGCCCCTTGGTGATCTGATCTGCGTCCAGCCCCAAGGCCTCCCCCCGCCGCTGCGCGATCTCTGCCAGACGCGCCATGGCCGGTTTTTCGATCACAATGAAACGCCATGGCTCCAGTTTGCCATGATCGGGCGTGCGTGCTGCGGCCTGCAACAAAGGGCGCAGTTGGGCGCGATCCGGCGCGGGGGCCTGCAGGGTCTTGGCCGGTCTCGAGCGGCGCGTCAGCAAAAAGTCCAGTGCATTGGGGTTTGGGTCGGGCATGGGTGTCCTGCAGGTTAGAGTTGGCTGGCCAGATGGTCGATTTCACCCCTGATGAAGGCATCAAAGCGGGCGCTCGGTTGGCGCACGCGCAATGTCTCGGCCAAGGGGTCGGGGGCTGTTTTGTCACTGCCCGAAAGCGCTTCGAGCGTGGCATGGCCGCAGAACGGGACGTAGACCTCGGAATAGCCGCCTTCATGCGCGAGCACCAAACGCCCGTCACAGTGTTCCTGCGCGGCGGTTTTGATGCGTTCGGTCAGCTTGCGAAAGGTCTCCGCCGTGGCCAGCATCCGCGCAAGGGGATCAATGGCGCTTGCGTCATATCCACAGGCGACGACGATCAGATCGGGTTTGAACGCCGCGATTTGTGGCAGAACGATCGTGTCCATCGCATGTAGGTATCCGGTATGCCCGGTGCCGGCGATGAGGGGCAGATTCAGGTTGTAGCCCACACCATCGCCCGTGCCGCGATCAGCGATACCTCCGGTGTCGAGCGGGTAGTTGCCCTCCTGATGCAGAGAGATCGTCAGCACGTCCGGGCGGTCATAATAGATCGCTTCGGTGCCATTGCCGTGGTGCACATCCCAGTCCAGAACAACGACACGTTTCGCAAACCCCTTGGCCTGCGCGGCTTCGATGGCGATGGCGATATTGGCCAGCAGGCAAAACCCGTTTGGATAGTCGGGCAGGCAGTGATGGCCCGGCGGGCGCGACAGGGCATAGGCGTTTTCCAGATCGCCGCTCACGACGGCATCAACAGCGGCGACAACCAGCCCGGCAGAAAGCGACGCGATCTCATACCCCCCGGTGGCAAAGGGTGTGCGTCGGCCAAGTTCACCGCCGCCTGCATCTGACAGGCGTTTGAACTCATCGAGGTACGAGGCCGGATGCACGCGCAGCAAATCCTCACGCGTCGCCATTGGCGCGCGGCGCACATCCAGATCATTCGACAGGCCGGTGACATCCATCAGGTTCTTCAGGCGGCGCTTTGCTTCCTGTGTTTCGGGCAGGCCGGTCGCGTTCAGCGGCTGCACCAGCCCCCCAATCGGCAGGGTGGAGGCATAGTTTCCGCCTGCATGCCAAAAACACTGCTCATCCCAGAAAAAGCCGGTGCTCATATCTTTCTCTCGTTCATTGTCCGCCAGCAGAGTGAAGCAGCCGCCGGGAAAAGTCCACGCGCCATTTTCTGCGCAGACGCCGTTGCCAACATGCCTGTTTGGCTCGACAAAACGGCGGGTGCGACTAGCGCACCATGCCCATGACTTCGTAGGTTTTGTGCAGGATGGGCGCTGTGATTTCGCGCGCCTGTGCGGCACCTTTGGCAAGGATGCGGTCGATCTCTGCCGGGTCATCCATCAGCCGCGCCATTTCCCGCGATACCGGCGAGAGTTTCGAGACCGCAAGCTCCGCCAACTGCGGCTTGAAGGTCCCGAATTGCTGGCCACCCACATCCGCCAGCACGTCTTCGACGGTCTGGTCGTTCAGGGCTGCGTATATGTTTACAAGATTGCGCGCTTCCGGGCGATCTTTCAGCCCGTCGATTTCCGACGGCAGGGCATCCGGATCGGTTTTGGCTTTGCGGATCTTCCTCGCAATTGCGTCCGCATCATCGGTCATATTGATCCGGCTGGCATCCGATGGATCGGATTTCGACATCTTCTTGGACCCGTCGCGCAGGGACATGACCCGGGTTGCCGCCCCTTCGATTACGGGTTCGGTCAGCGGAAAGAAATCAACGCCGTAGTCATGGTTGAACTTGGCAGCAATATCGCGTGTCAGTTCGAGGTGCTGCTTCTGATCCTCGCCGACCGGGACATGCGTTGCATGATAGATCAGGATATCAGCCGCCATCAGCGCCGGATAGCCAAACAGACCGAGCGATGCATTCTGCGCGTTTTTGCCCGCCTTGTCCTTGAATTGCGTCATCCGCTGCATCCAGCCCATGCGGGCCACGCAGTTGAAGACCCAGCCGAGTTGCGCATGTTCGGGCACCTGGCTTTGGTTGATCAGGATCGACTTCTCAGGGCTGATGCCCGATGCGATAAACCCGGCGGCCAATTCGCGCGTGTTATGCGCAAGGTCCTTGGGGTCCTGCCAGACGGTGATCGCATGCAAATCCACCATGCAGTAGACGCAGGGAAAATCATCCTGCATCGCAACAAAACGCTTGATCGCGCCGAGGTAATTGCCCAGCGTCAGACCGCCCGAAGGCTGGATGCCGGAAAAAACACGGGGGGCGAAGGTGGGGCTGGTCATGAAAGGCGTCCGTTCTCGCTGGCAATGAAGTCTGCGCTGGCTTACCCATGAGCCAGAGCATCGTCAAGGAACCCCGCACTATGAACGAGACGCAGAACACACCGCCCGTAAACCCATTGCCCCCTGTTGTCATGGTGTTGTGTCTGGCGCTGGTGGTGCCGGAGATCGTCTTCCTGCTCGGAACGCAGGGTTGGATCGGCGGACCGGAGGCGATTGGATGGCGCCTGAGTGCCGTGCAGCAATATGCTTTCTCGGGGGATATTTTCGACTGGATGATGACAAATGGCCGCTGGGTGCCAGAACACTTGGCCCGCTTTGTCACCTATGCCTTTGTGCACGGCTCGTTTACCGCGACGCTTTTCTCGGCGGTGCTGATGCTCGCTTTGGGCAAGCTCGTGGGCGAAACCATGGGGCAGGTGGCGGTGCTGGTGCTCTACTTTGGCGGCAGCATCTTTGGCGCGCTGATCTATGCGCTGTTTCTGAATGATCCCGCGTGGCTGATCGGCGGCTTTCCGGCGGTCTACGGGCTGATCGGTGGATATACATTTTTGATGTGGCAGCGGCTTGCGGATACAGGCGGGCCGCAATTTCGCGCCTTTAGCCTGATTGCGATTTTGCTGGGTCTGCAGCTTGTTTTCGGCGCCTTGTTCGGCCCCACAACCGAATGGGTCGCGGATCTGGCGGGTTTTGTCTTCGGGTTCTGTGCGTCGGTTTTGCTGGTGCCGGGGGGGCTGGCGCGGGTTATTTATCACTTTCGGCGCGACTAGGGCTGCGGCGCATCGCGGCCTTGAACTCGGCCAGCCGGAACGCACCCAGCATCTGACCCGCCCCGAAATAGGTCACAACGCCAATCCCGATCAGCGCACATAGCGCGAGGGCACGCCACCACGGCAGGTTGAGATAAGGCGCAAGTCCAACCGCCGCGGCCCATAACACCGCACCCATGATCACGGAGGCCCCCACCATGCGCCAGATGCGCCCGTGAAAACGGGCGTCAAACCGGGCCACATCCCCGTAGCTGCGCGCGCCGTACCACAACAGAAACACCATCGCCCATGCCGCGCTGGTCGTGGCAATCGCCGGGGCAAACCAGCCGATCAGCGGGGCAAGCCCGATGGCAAGGGCGGCGTTAATCACCATGGACACCAGCGCGTAATAGAACGGTCTGCGTGTGTCTTCGCGGGCGAAAAAGACGGGCTGCATGATCTTTTGGAGCACAAAGGCAGGTAACCCAAGGCCGTATATGGCAACGGCCACCGCAATCGCGGCTGAATCGCTTGCAGTGGCGGCACCGCGTTCAAACAGGACCGACACCAGCGGCAAGGGGATCACGATGAGCGCCACTGCCGAGGGGATCGTGAGGGCCAGTGCGATTTCGCCCGCACGGCTCAGCGCGATTTTGGCCCCTGCGTCATCGTTTGCTTTCAGACGCCTCGACAGATCCGGGAGCAGAACAACGCCCACGGCAATACCAACGACGCCCAGGGGCAGTTGATACAAACGGTCCGCCGCAAAGAGCCAACTGACCGCCTTGTCAAAATAGCTCGCGACCTGTTGTCCGACGAGCAGGTTGATCTGCACCACCCCGCCCGCGAGCGCTGCGGGGATCGCGACGCGCACGAGTCTGCGCATCTCTGGCGTCAGGCGGGGCCAGCGGAACGAGATGTTGAAACCCGCGCGTTTGACCGCAACCCAGAGCAGCACAAATTGCGCAACACCTGCGACGGGTATGGCCCAGATCAAAGCCCGCGCCACATCGCCGCCAAGGGCCGCCGCCGCGGCCATGGCGAGGATCAGCAGGACGTTGAGCAAAACAGGTGCCGCTGCTGCGGCGGCAAACCGGCCCGCCGCATTCAACATGCCCGACAAAAGCGCGGCCAGTGAAATGAACAGGATGTAGGGGAACACAATGCGTCCGAATTCGACGGACAGGCCGAACTGTTCCTGCCCGGCAAAACCAGAAGCGAGCGCGTAGATCAGCCATGGCATCGTGGCCAGTGCCAGCACCGTGAGACCGATCAGAATGCTGGCCAGCCCGGCAAAGGCATCAGAGGCAAAGCCATCGGCATCTTCACCTCCTTCGACCTTTTTGGAAAACATCGGCACAAAGGCCATGTTGAACGCCCCTTCGGCAAAGAAGCG
Encoded here:
- a CDS encoding class II histone deacetylase, which gives rise to MSTGFFWDEQCFWHAGGNYASTLPIGGLVQPLNATGLPETQEAKRRLKNLMDVTGLSNDLDVRRAPMATREDLLRVHPASYLDEFKRLSDAGGGELGRRTPFATGGYEIASLSAGLVVAAVDAVVSGDLENAYALSRPPGHHCLPDYPNGFCLLANIAIAIEAAQAKGFAKRVVVLDWDVHHGNGTEAIYYDRPDVLTISLHQEGNYPLDTGGIADRGTGDGVGYNLNLPLIAGTGHTGYLHAMDTIVLPQIAAFKPDLIVVACGYDASAIDPLARMLATAETFRKLTERIKTAAQEHCDGRLVLAHEGGYSEVYVPFCGHATLEALSGSDKTAPDPLAETLRVRQPSARFDAFIRGEIDHLASQL
- a CDS encoding rhomboid family intramembrane serine protease, producing the protein MNETQNTPPVNPLPPVVMVLCLALVVPEIVFLLGTQGWIGGPEAIGWRLSAVQQYAFSGDIFDWMMTNGRWVPEHLARFVTYAFVHGSFTATLFSAVLMLALGKLVGETMGQVAVLVLYFGGSIFGALIYALFLNDPAWLIGGFPAVYGLIGGYTFLMWQRLADTGGPQFRAFSLIAILLGLQLVFGALFGPTTEWVADLAGFVFGFCASVLLVPGGLARVIYHFRRD
- a CDS encoding nitroreductase family protein; this translates as MPDPNPNALDFLLTRRSRPAKTLQAPAPDRAQLRPLLQAAARTPDHGKLEPWRFIVIEKPAMARLAEIAQRRGEALGLDADQITKGRSQFDQGHLAVAVIESPKPSEKIPALEQTYSAGAVCLALLNAALSAGWGANWLSGWPSHDRTFMREAFALADHERIAGLIHIATETSTPPDRPRPDLDTITSWMPE
- the trpS gene encoding tryptophan--tRNA ligase, with the protein product MTSPTFAPRVFSGIQPSGGLTLGNYLGAIKRFVAMQDDFPCVYCMVDLHAITVWQDPKDLAHNTRELAAGFIASGISPEKSILINQSQVPEHAQLGWVFNCVARMGWMQRMTQFKDKAGKNAQNASLGLFGYPALMAADILIYHATHVPVGEDQKQHLELTRDIAAKFNHDYGVDFFPLTEPVIEGAATRVMSLRDGSKKMSKSDPSDASRINMTDDADAIARKIRKAKTDPDALPSEIDGLKDRPEARNLVNIYAALNDQTVEDVLADVGGQQFGTFKPQLAELAVSKLSPVSREMARLMDDPAEIDRILAKGAAQAREITAPILHKTYEVMGMVR
- the murJ gene encoding murein biosynthesis integral membrane protein MurJ — translated: MKPIRLLSGFFTVGGWTLMSRVFGFVRDAMILAYLGTGPLYQAYVVAFRLPNMFRRFFAEGAFNMAFVPMFSKKVEGGEDADGFASDAFAGLASILIGLTVLALATMPWLIYALASGFAGQEQFGLSVEFGRIVFPYILFISLAALLSGMLNAAGRFAAAAAAPVLLNVLLILAMAAAAALGGDVARALIWAIPVAGVAQFVLLWVAVKRAGFNISFRWPRLTPEMRRLVRVAIPAALAGGVVQINLLVGQQVASYFDKAVSWLFAADRLYQLPLGVVGIAVGVVLLPDLSRRLKANDDAGAKIALSRAGEIALALTIPSAVALIVIPLPLVSVLFERGAATASDSAAIAVAVAIYGLGLPAFVLQKIMQPVFFAREDTRRPFYYALVSMVINAALAIGLAPLIGWFAPAIATTSAAWAMVFLLWYGARSYGDVARFDARFHGRIWRMVGASVIMGAVLWAAAVGLAPYLNLPWWRALALCALIGIGVVTYFGAGQMLGAFRLAEFKAAMRRSPSRAESDK